In the Flagellimonas sp. MMG031 genome, one interval contains:
- a CDS encoding TonB-dependent receptor translates to MPHLKSTFTLVLFLFAHIFYAQDVTVLDADNGVPVDNIAIFNKDQSKSTITDVDGKANLAIFDLDEKITFKHISYQTYTSTKAQIERRGYRVYLNLKTEELQEVVMSVSKWEQQKKDIPQKVETIDARNIAFGTPQTSADLLQNSGKIFVQKSQLGGGSPMIRGFATNRILLSVDGVRMNNAIFRGGNLQNVISIDPFTIKKTEVTFGPGSVIYGSDAIGGVMNFYTQQPRFSFTDSLALSGNIDYRYSSANNENTAHVDFNLGKEKWASYTSFTYNSFDDLKMGEHGPDSYLRPNYVVRQNGTDVLVANEDPKKQVSSGYDQVNFLQKFTYKPNSTWNYDLGLYYSETSDYDRYDRLIRPSRDGEGLRSAEWYYGPQKWFMGNFQVTRKGKNKFYDGVKLTTAYQFFEESRNDRGFQDPELYSTKEKVDALSVNLDFENKKIGALNLYYGAEYVFNKVNSVGSVRNIETNEVQETASRYPDGSTWQTLAGYVNGEYRLKPNLSLLSGIRYSQVWVDATFDTTFYPFPFDKADIVTGALTGSLGMSWFPREDLQVTLNGSTGFRAPNIDDIGKIFDSEPGSVVVPNPDLEPEYAYNGELGLRKNFNNILVLKGAAYYTYLVDALVRRDFSFGGQTEIEYNGEPSNVQAIQNAAKAYVYGFEFGLEAFFNEHFSLVSNLTLTEGVEEDDDGTDSPSRHAAPTFGDVHLIWENQKLKADVFVNYNGEISNDDLALSEQSKTFIYASDANGNPYSPSWYTLNFRSQYQITNALKASVSLENMTNQRYRTYSSGIVAPGTNLILGLGYVF, encoded by the coding sequence ATGCCACACCTAAAATCAACCTTTACCCTAGTTCTTTTCTTGTTCGCTCATATTTTTTATGCCCAAGACGTAACTGTGTTGGATGCCGATAATGGTGTTCCTGTGGACAATATTGCCATTTTCAATAAAGATCAGAGCAAATCGACTATAACCGATGTAGATGGAAAAGCCAACCTTGCCATTTTTGATTTGGATGAAAAGATTACCTTCAAGCATATCAGCTATCAGACGTACACTTCAACAAAGGCCCAAATAGAACGTCGTGGTTACCGTGTTTACCTGAACTTAAAGACGGAGGAACTTCAAGAAGTGGTCATGTCCGTTTCCAAATGGGAACAGCAGAAAAAGGATATTCCCCAAAAGGTAGAGACCATCGATGCGCGTAACATTGCTTTTGGAACGCCTCAAACTTCAGCGGACCTCTTACAAAATAGCGGAAAAATCTTTGTACAAAAGAGCCAATTGGGTGGAGGTAGCCCTATGATTCGGGGTTTTGCCACCAACCGTATTTTGCTTTCGGTAGATGGGGTTCGCATGAACAATGCCATTTTTAGGGGAGGGAATCTTCAAAATGTGATATCCATCGACCCTTTCACCATCAAAAAAACGGAGGTGACCTTTGGTCCCGGTTCCGTGATCTATGGTAGCGATGCCATTGGTGGCGTCATGAATTTTTATACCCAACAACCCCGTTTTTCCTTTACGGATAGTTTGGCTCTTTCAGGAAATATCGATTACCGCTATTCATCAGCCAATAACGAAAACACGGCGCATGTGGATTTTAATCTGGGCAAGGAAAAATGGGCTTCCTATACCAGTTTTACCTATAATAGTTTTGACGATTTAAAGATGGGCGAACATGGTCCCGATTCTTATTTGCGTCCCAATTATGTGGTACGACAGAATGGAACCGATGTGCTGGTGGCCAATGAGGACCCCAAAAAGCAGGTCAGTTCCGGCTATGATCAGGTCAATTTCCTTCAAAAGTTTACCTACAAGCCCAATAGCACTTGGAACTATGATTTGGGATTGTACTATTCCGAAACCTCTGATTATGATAGATATGACAGGTTGATTCGGCCAAGTAGGGATGGAGAGGGCCTTCGCTCGGCCGAGTGGTATTATGGTCCCCAAAAATGGTTCATGGGAAATTTTCAGGTAACCCGAAAAGGAAAGAACAAGTTTTACGATGGGGTCAAACTAACCACCGCCTATCAGTTTTTTGAGGAGAGCCGAAATGATAGGGGTTTTCAAGATCCAGAACTTTACTCAACAAAGGAAAAAGTGGATGCCTTGTCCGTTAACTTGGATTTTGAAAACAAAAAAATTGGTGCCCTCAATTTATATTATGGCGCCGAATACGTATTCAATAAGGTCAACTCCGTAGGAAGCGTTAGAAACATAGAAACCAACGAAGTACAGGAAACAGCATCCAGATATCCAGATGGGTCCACTTGGCAGACCTTGGCCGGTTACGTGAATGGAGAATACCGCCTAAAGCCCAATCTTTCCCTCTTATCCGGGATACGCTATAGTCAGGTTTGGGTCGATGCCACTTTCGATACCACATTTTACCCATTTCCTTTTGACAAGGCGGATATTGTTACCGGTGCCTTAACTGGAAGTTTGGGTATGAGTTGGTTCCCGCGTGAAGATTTACAAGTAACTTTAAATGGATCTACCGGATTTAGGGCCCCGAATATTGACGATATTGGAAAAATCTTCGATTCCGAGCCGGGTTCCGTGGTAGTCCCCAATCCCGATTTGGAGCCAGAATATGCCTATAATGGGGAACTGGGACTCCGAAAAAACTTTAATAATATTTTGGTTTTGAAAGGCGCAGCCTATTATACCTATTTGGTGGATGCCTTGGTACGAAGGGATTTTTCCTTTGGCGGTCAAACCGAAATCGAATACAACGGCGAACCAAGCAATGTGCAGGCCATCCAAAATGCAGCCAAGGCCTATGTATATGGTTTTGAATTTGGATTGGAAGCCTTTTTCAATGAACACTTCTCGTTGGTTTCAAACCTTACTTTGACGGAAGGCGTGGAAGAGGATGACGACGGTACCGACAGCCCATCGCGACATGCCGCCCCTACCTTTGGGGACGTCCATTTAATTTGGGAAAACCAAAAATTGAAAGCCGATGTGTTTGTCAATTACAATGGAGAAATCAGCAATGATGATTTGGCCCTGTCTGAACAGAGCAAAACCTTTATTTACGCAAGTGATGCCAACGGAAACCCTTATTCACCATCTTGGTATACCCTTAATTTTAGATCGCAATATCAGATTACCAATGCCTTGAAAGCTTCCGTAAGTTTGGAAAACATGACCAACCAGCGATACCGGACCTATTCGTCTGGCATCGTTGCACCGGGAACCAACCTGATCTTGGGATTGGGTTACGTTTTCTGA
- the recO gene encoding DNA repair protein RecO: MQITTKAIVLSTLKYGDTSLIVRAFTQSDGVKSYLLKGVLASKKAKIRAAYFMPLTQLEIVANHRNKGSLESLRDVKVSVPYRTMHTDVVKNSVVLFLAEMLGNSIQEQEQDEGLFNYLEYALQWMDVHQLSPNFHILFLLNLTKYLGFYPDTSDQNSPFFDLLEGSFCETPSLNPLIQNENLEHFKKFLGTNFDTLQRIQLTKSNRRELLKTMIQYYRLHVHGFREPKSLAVLNAVFS, translated from the coding sequence ATGCAAATCACAACCAAAGCCATTGTGCTATCTACACTAAAATATGGGGACACCAGTCTCATTGTTCGTGCATTCACACAATCGGACGGTGTAAAGTCGTATTTGCTCAAAGGGGTGCTAGCCTCCAAAAAAGCAAAGATTCGAGCGGCTTATTTTATGCCTTTGACACAACTGGAAATTGTGGCCAACCACAGGAACAAAGGCAGCTTGGAAAGTTTGCGCGATGTTAAGGTTTCGGTGCCCTATCGCACTATGCATACCGATGTGGTGAAAAACAGTGTGGTGCTTTTTTTGGCGGAAATGCTCGGTAATAGCATTCAGGAACAGGAGCAGGACGAAGGTCTTTTCAATTATTTGGAATACGCCTTGCAATGGATGGACGTTCATCAGCTCTCGCCCAACTTTCATATTCTCTTTTTGCTGAATCTTACCAAATATTTGGGTTTTTATCCGGATACCTCAGACCAAAACTCGCCTTTTTTCGACCTTTTGGAGGGTAGCTTCTGCGAAACCCCTTCACTTAACCCCTTGATTCAGAATGAAAATCTGGAGCATTTCAAGAAGTTTTTGGGCACGAATTTTGATACATTACAAAGAATACAACTAACTAAGTCAAACAGGCGGGAACTCTTGAAAACAATGATCCAATATTACCGATTGCACGTGCATGGATTCCGCGAACCAAAGTCCCTCGCCGTATTAAATGCCGTTTTTTCGTAA
- the gdhA gene encoding NADP-specific glutamate dehydrogenase, whose translation MEEKIEDKVKVFMDEVISRNGHEPEFIQAVQEVAETVIPYIVQHDIYHGKNILLRMVEPERLISFRVAWVDDNGEIHVNRGYRIQMNSAIGPYKGGLRFHPTVNASVLKFLAFEQVFKNSLTTLPMGGGKGGSDFDPKGKSDDEIMRFCHAFMTELCRHIGPNTDIPAGDIGVGAREIGFLFGMYKKIRNEFTGVLTGKGLSWGGSLIRPEATGYGTVYFADSMLKTKNETFEGKKVVISGSGNVAQYAAEKVLHLGGTVLTLSDSGGYIYDKDGINEEKLAFVMDLKNNKRGRISEYVDKYPSAEFHKGETPWKVACDIALPCATQNELNGDDAKTLIKNGCIAVAEGANMPSTPEAIHAFHDAEILFAPGKASNAGGVATSGLEMSQNSLRISWTREEVDKRLKGIMSDIHDACVQYGQEENGYCNYVKGANIAGFVKVADAMLAQGVI comes from the coding sequence ATGGAAGAAAAAATAGAAGATAAAGTAAAAGTGTTTATGGATGAGGTGATTTCCAGAAATGGACATGAGCCCGAATTCATCCAAGCCGTGCAAGAGGTAGCTGAAACTGTGATACCTTATATTGTTCAGCACGACATTTATCATGGTAAAAACATTCTGTTGAGAATGGTGGAGCCAGAGCGATTGATTTCGTTCCGTGTGGCTTGGGTCGATGATAACGGAGAAATCCACGTCAACCGTGGCTACCGTATTCAAATGAACTCAGCCATCGGACCGTACAAAGGAGGTCTGCGCTTTCACCCTACCGTAAATGCCAGCGTGCTTAAGTTCCTGGCTTTTGAGCAGGTGTTCAAAAATAGTTTGACCACTCTTCCCATGGGAGGTGGTAAAGGAGGTTCCGATTTTGACCCAAAAGGTAAATCCGACGATGAGATCATGCGTTTTTGCCATGCGTTTATGACCGAGCTGTGCCGACACATTGGTCCTAACACGGATATTCCCGCAGGAGATATCGGTGTAGGTGCCCGTGAAATTGGTTTCCTTTTTGGGATGTACAAGAAAATACGAAATGAATTCACCGGGGTATTGACCGGTAAAGGTCTTTCTTGGGGAGGTTCGTTGATTCGTCCCGAGGCAACAGGTTACGGAACCGTATACTTTGCCGACAGCATGCTAAAAACCAAGAACGAAACCTTTGAAGGCAAGAAAGTTGTGATTTCAGGTTCTGGTAACGTGGCCCAATATGCTGCAGAAAAAGTATTGCATTTGGGAGGAACTGTCCTAACGCTTTCCGATTCTGGAGGTTACATTTACGACAAGGACGGTATCAACGAGGAAAAATTGGCTTTTGTGATGGACCTGAAGAACAACAAACGAGGTAGAATCTCCGAGTATGTTGATAAATATCCATCCGCAGAATTCCACAAAGGAGAAACGCCTTGGAAAGTAGCCTGCGATATCGCATTGCCATGTGCTACCCAAAATGAACTGAACGGAGACGACGCCAAAACTTTAATCAAAAATGGATGTATCGCGGTGGCCGAAGGAGCCAACATGCCTTCGACCCCAGAAGCGATACATGCGTTCCACGATGCGGAGATTTTGTTCGCGCCTGGTAAAGCATCCAACGCGGGTGGTGTGGCCACTTCTGGATTGGAGATGAGCCAGAACTCGTTGCGTATCAGCTGGACCAGGGAAGAGGTGGACAAGCGATTGAAAGGAATCATGTCCGACATTCATGATGCCTGTGTACAATACGGACAAGAGGAAAATGGATACTGTAATTACGTAAAAGGAGCGAACATTGCCGGCTTTGTAAAAGTGGCCGATGCCATGTTGGCCCAAGGCGTGATCTAA
- a CDS encoding cystathionine gamma-synthase yields the protein MGIKELKFNSKAIHGGQQPDAAYGAVMPPIYQTSTYAQPTPGGHKGYEYSRGANPTRTALENAVASLENGKFGMAFGSGMAAIDAVMKLLEPGDEVICTSDLYGGSYRLFKGIYEKFGIKFWFSDMVDMDELSSHINAKTKLIWVETPTNPLMNIVDIKEVSEITKANKLLLAVDNTFATPYLQRPLELGADIVMHSATKYLAGHSDVVVGALVVNEKTLADRLYFVQKSSGAICGPMDSFLTLRGIKTLHVRMQRHCENGELVAHYLENHPKIDTVYWPGFEHHPQHKVAKAQMSGFGGMISFVPKGGKYEDAIQIVEKLRIFTLAESLGGVESLVGHPASMSHGSIPKEEREKKGVVDALIRLSVGIEDVEDLIADLEQALK from the coding sequence ATGGGCATAAAAGAATTAAAGTTCAATAGCAAGGCCATTCACGGTGGGCAGCAACCAGATGCTGCGTATGGTGCTGTGATGCCGCCGATTTATCAAACGTCCACCTATGCACAACCCACACCAGGAGGTCATAAAGGATACGAATATTCAAGAGGGGCCAACCCAACACGAACTGCTCTGGAGAATGCAGTGGCGAGCCTGGAAAACGGTAAGTTTGGAATGGCTTTTGGAAGTGGAATGGCGGCCATTGACGCGGTGATGAAGCTTTTGGAGCCCGGCGATGAGGTGATTTGTACCAGCGACCTTTATGGGGGCAGTTATCGCTTGTTCAAGGGAATCTATGAGAAATTTGGCATCAAATTTTGGTTTTCGGACATGGTTGACATGGATGAATTGTCCTCGCACATCAATGCCAAAACCAAGTTGATTTGGGTAGAAACCCCCACCAATCCACTGATGAATATTGTGGATATCAAGGAGGTTTCGGAAATCACCAAGGCCAACAAGCTGCTCTTGGCGGTAGATAACACCTTTGCTACACCTTACCTGCAACGTCCTTTGGAGCTTGGAGCTGATATAGTGATGCATTCCGCCACCAAATATTTGGCAGGCCATAGCGATGTGGTGGTCGGGGCACTGGTAGTCAATGAGAAAACCTTGGCGGACCGACTCTATTTTGTTCAAAAATCAAGTGGTGCCATTTGTGGGCCCATGGATAGTTTCTTGACCTTACGGGGGATCAAAACGCTGCATGTGCGCATGCAACGACATTGCGAAAACGGGGAATTGGTGGCCCATTATTTGGAGAATCATCCTAAAATCGATACCGTATACTGGCCAGGCTTTGAACATCACCCGCAGCATAAAGTGGCCAAAGCGCAAATGTCCGGTTTTGGGGGCATGATTTCCTTTGTGCCCAAAGGAGGAAAATATGAGGATGCTATACAAATTGTAGAAAAACTTAGAATATTCACCTTGGCCGAATCGTTGGGCGGTGTGGAAAGTTTGGTGGGGCATCCTGCAAGCATGTCGCACGGAAGCATTCCAAAGGAAGAGCGTGAAAAAAAGGGTGTTGTGGATGCGCTCATCAGGTTGAGCGTGGGCATTGAAGATGTAGAAGATTTGATTGCGGATCTAGAGCAAGCCTTGAAATAA
- a CDS encoding DUF4163 domain-containing protein yields MKKYLACLFSFGLLISCQTESKLTFEPTELLGENCADCPQIMVQIPNALDGSAVSEAINRSVQEEIISILSFTDDEEIDNVNKALESFTDSYKELKTKFPDEVPWEAKIEGEVVYEDENLVTLKLNSYCFTGGAHGYASTTYLNFDKKSGKELENNQLFDDFEGFIEFAETQFRNQEEIPQDQNINATGFMFEGDSFHLPNNIGYTTEGLQLIYNQYEVASYADGPISLVLPYTDINPFLKHKVER; encoded by the coding sequence ATGAAAAAATATCTTGCTTGCTTGTTTTCCTTTGGCCTTTTAATCAGTTGCCAAACAGAGAGCAAACTTACCTTTGAGCCCACCGAACTGCTTGGTGAAAACTGTGCGGATTGCCCTCAAATCATGGTTCAAATTCCAAATGCTTTGGACGGCTCCGCGGTTTCGGAAGCTATCAATAGGTCTGTTCAAGAAGAAATCATCAGTATTTTGTCGTTTACGGATGATGAGGAAATCGATAACGTCAACAAAGCACTAGAATCTTTTACCGATAGTTACAAGGAGCTCAAGACCAAATTCCCGGACGAGGTACCATGGGAGGCCAAAATAGAGGGCGAAGTGGTGTACGAAGATGAAAATTTGGTCACACTCAAACTGAATTCGTATTGCTTTACCGGTGGTGCACATGGCTATGCCTCCACCACCTATCTTAATTTTGACAAAAAATCTGGAAAAGAGCTGGAAAACAACCAACTTTTTGATGATTTTGAAGGCTTTATCGAATTTGCGGAGACCCAATTCCGCAATCAGGAAGAAATACCGCAGGACCAAAACATCAATGCTACCGGATTTATGTTCGAAGGGGACAGTTTTCATTTGCCCAACAACATCGGGTACACCACCGAGGGCCTGCAGCTCATCTATAACCAATACGAAGTGGCGTCGTATGCGGATGGCCCCATAAGCTTGGTTTTACCCTACACTGACATCAACCCCTTTTTAAAACATAAGGTTGAACGCTGA
- a CDS encoding conjugal transfer protein TraO: MKHYHVCWGLFCMLFVLVCEQGYSQRSYLSIGAVPTYKTDGYGIQLNSNHYHNDTDFVQVSLVATFSKERPNAGVEFPYNDYWFNLGYFTTVLTSPNRGISFYFGGGPSVGYKHINNGETEFPFDAVEAESSFIYGAYASFEMDFFVSDAFSLIVPINGYYHFNSDLNDTTLLLGAGLRYYFK; encoded by the coding sequence ATGAAACACTACCATGTATGCTGGGGGCTCTTTTGTATGCTGTTTGTCTTGGTATGCGAGCAGGGCTATTCCCAAAGAAGTTACTTGTCCATTGGAGCGGTACCTACCTACAAGACCGATGGTTACGGTATTCAGCTCAATTCGAACCACTACCACAATGATACAGATTTTGTTCAGGTATCCCTAGTGGCCACCTTTTCCAAAGAAAGGCCCAATGCCGGGGTAGAGTTCCCGTATAACGACTATTGGTTCAATCTAGGATATTTTACAACGGTGTTGACCTCTCCCAATCGGGGTATTTCCTTTTATTTTGGAGGTGGGCCATCCGTAGGATACAAGCACATCAACAATGGGGAGACCGAATTCCCCTTTGATGCCGTTGAGGCAGAAAGCAGTTTTATCTATGGTGCCTACGCTTCGTTTGAAATGGACTTCTTTGTTTCAGATGCGTTTTCTTTGATTGTTCCCATCAACGGATATTATCATTTCAATAGCGACCTGAATGATACCACGCTCTTGTTGGGTGCCGGGCTCCGTTATTATTTTAAATGA
- a CDS encoding DinB family protein, with the protein MEKTFDILLKNRMILHEFLKKTPKDDLFRIPDGFSNNIWWNIAHVVVTPQLLLYKLSGLDFTIEEELINNYKKGTFPNGEATEKEMEQISAYLFSTVKHIQLDYEHGKFKNFQEYMTTPKIGLNSPEDALSFNVFHEGLHLGAILALKKALARN; encoded by the coding sequence ATGGAAAAGACCTTTGATATTCTCCTTAAAAACAGGATGATACTGCACGAATTTTTAAAGAAAACGCCCAAGGACGATTTGTTCCGGATTCCTGATGGGTTTAGCAATAACATTTGGTGGAACATCGCCCATGTGGTGGTTACGCCCCAATTGCTATTGTACAAATTGAGCGGATTGGATTTTACCATAGAGGAAGAACTCATCAACAACTATAAAAAGGGTACTTTTCCTAATGGAGAAGCTACCGAAAAGGAGATGGAACAGATTTCCGCCTATTTGTTCAGCACAGTAAAGCACATTCAGTTGGATTACGAACATGGCAAGTTTAAGAACTTTCAGGAGTATATGACTACACCTAAAATTGGATTGAACAGTCCCGAAGACGCCCTGTCCTTCAATGTTTTCCATGAGGGATTGCACCTTGGTGCCATCTTGGCACTGAAAAAGGCGTTGGCCCGCAACTAG
- a CDS encoding ArsC/Spx/MgsR family protein — protein MKKIYHLGSCSTCQRILKELEPLDGVELQEIKSEAITPEQLEHMAALSGSYESLFSRRAMLFRQRGLHEKELSEKDYKDLILEHYTFLKRPVVLVDDTIFVGNAKKTVEAAKAALH, from the coding sequence ATGAAAAAGATTTATCATTTGGGCAGCTGTTCCACTTGCCAACGCATATTGAAGGAATTGGAGCCGTTGGACGGAGTTGAACTGCAAGAAATCAAATCAGAAGCCATTACCCCAGAACAGTTGGAACACATGGCAGCATTGAGCGGGAGCTACGAATCCCTGTTCAGCCGCAGAGCCATGCTTTTCCGCCAGCGGGGATTGCATGAAAAGGAGCTTTCCGAAAAGGATTATAAGGACTTGATCTTGGAGCACTACACCTTTTTAAAACGACCTGTAGTCTTGGTCGATGACACCATTTTCGTTGGAAATGCAAAAAAAACAGTAGAAGCCGCCAAAGCGGCACTGCATTGA
- a CDS encoding DMT family transporter: MSKRTLAILAAIGATVIYGINHTVAKGVMPMHVQPFGFIFLRVGGAAILFWLISILGPKQKIEKRDWGRLFFCSLLGMSINMLSFFKGLQLSTPINSAVLVTITPIIVVVISALFLREKITLNKGLGIAMGFVGALGLILFGAEIRQDAPNIPLGNSLFILNATAYGAYLVVVKKLIEKYHPFTLMKWLFSIAFIVNLPITLPEVLEIEWSTMPLWAYGSVAFVVIGTTFLTYLFNIFALTELKASSVGAFVYMQPLVGILFALSSGKDHLTLIKILAMAFVLVGVYLASKKPRRGIKHPKEA, encoded by the coding sequence ATGAGCAAAAGAACCTTGGCCATTTTGGCCGCCATAGGCGCCACTGTTATCTACGGGATCAACCACACCGTAGCCAAGGGAGTCATGCCCATGCACGTTCAACCCTTCGGGTTTATCTTTCTTCGTGTAGGCGGGGCAGCCATCCTTTTTTGGTTGATTTCAATTTTGGGTCCAAAGCAAAAAATTGAAAAACGCGATTGGGGGCGTTTATTCTTCTGTTCCCTTTTGGGAATGAGCATCAATATGCTATCCTTTTTTAAGGGCCTCCAACTATCCACACCTATTAATAGCGCTGTACTTGTAACCATCACCCCTATCATCGTTGTGGTGATTTCCGCTCTGTTTTTACGCGAGAAAATTACGCTCAACAAGGGATTGGGGATTGCTATGGGTTTTGTAGGTGCGCTGGGTCTTATTTTGTTTGGGGCAGAAATACGCCAAGATGCCCCCAACATTCCTTTGGGAAACTCTTTGTTCATTCTTAATGCGACAGCGTACGGTGCCTACTTGGTGGTGGTAAAAAAACTGATTGAAAAATATCACCCATTCACATTGATGAAATGGTTATTTAGCATTGCCTTTATCGTCAATTTGCCCATCACCTTACCCGAGGTACTCGAAATTGAATGGTCGACCATGCCTCTTTGGGCTTATGGATCTGTTGCCTTTGTGGTCATCGGCACTACTTTTTTGACCTATCTCTTCAATATTTTTGCCTTGACCGAACTCAAAGCGTCGTCTGTAGGGGCCTTTGTGTATATGCAGCCCTTGGTCGGTATTTTATTTGCGCTTTCCTCCGGCAAGGACCATCTCACCCTCATCAAAATTTTGGCCATGGCCTTTGTGCTAGTAGGCGTTTATTTGGCCAGCAAAAAACCACGAAGAGGCATCAAGCACCCAAAAGAGGCCTAA
- a CDS encoding acyl-CoA thioesterase, which yields MFFKEFEIRWSDTDANRHLANSAYINFMSHTRMAYLGLLGFNQKSMSAHNIGPVVFYEHVYYFKEAFPGMPVKVSLEFAGMSNDGMFFEFRHNFYDHNGKNFARCEMMGAWIDLKNRKLTGLPEEFLNAFESMEKTEDFKILTKEDTRKHVQKPKDIEIL from the coding sequence ATGTTTTTTAAGGAATTTGAGATCAGGTGGAGCGATACGGACGCCAACCGACATTTAGCGAATTCGGCCTACATCAACTTTATGAGCCACACTCGAATGGCCTATTTAGGGCTATTGGGGTTCAATCAAAAAAGTATGTCCGCCCACAATATTGGTCCAGTGGTTTTTTACGAGCACGTCTATTATTTTAAGGAAGCTTTCCCAGGCATGCCCGTCAAGGTCTCTTTGGAGTTTGCCGGAATGAGCAATGATGGGATGTTCTTTGAGTTTAGGCATAATTTTTACGACCACAACGGGAAAAACTTTGCGCGTTGCGAAATGATGGGAGCCTGGATCGATTTAAAGAACAGAAAACTTACCGGATTGCCCGAGGAGTTTTTGAATGCTTTTGAATCCATGGAAAAAACGGAGGACTTCAAGATTTTGACCAAGGAAGATACGCGGAAGCACGTTCAGAAGCCAAAGGACATCGAGATTTTATAA
- a CDS encoding nitronate monooxygenase, protein MSQKAEFIQNLSLPVIAAPMFLISGPKLVVECCKNGIVGTFPALNQRTSEGFEEWLIQIKSELKAFEEETGKKAAPFGVNLVVHPTNPRLEADVKLCIKHKVPLVITSLGAVSQVVDAIHSYGGLVFHDIIKKRHAEKAAEAGVDGLILVSAGAGGHAGTINPMSLIAEVKKFYHKTIILSGCISTGRDVASALQMGADLAYMGTRFINTEESKATDDYRKMIIEAGASDVVYTAAISGVHANFLAASLKAAGITEEDLKKDTKIDFGKELDTEAKAWKTIWSAGQGVTTIDNVLSVSALVKELKSGFKTAVEEQSKLLTTYPKE, encoded by the coding sequence ATGAGCCAAAAAGCTGAATTTATCCAAAACCTGTCCCTACCCGTTATTGCCGCCCCCATGTTCCTGATTTCGGGACCAAAATTGGTGGTGGAATGTTGTAAAAATGGTATAGTGGGAACCTTCCCGGCCCTGAACCAACGCACCAGTGAAGGTTTTGAGGAGTGGCTCATCCAAATTAAGTCAGAATTAAAGGCATTTGAGGAGGAAACCGGCAAAAAAGCAGCGCCATTCGGGGTCAACTTGGTGGTTCACCCGACCAATCCGAGATTGGAGGCCGATGTAAAACTTTGCATCAAACACAAAGTGCCTTTGGTGATTACCTCGCTCGGTGCAGTAAGCCAAGTTGTGGATGCCATTCATAGCTACGGCGGATTGGTCTTTCATGACATCATCAAAAAGCGCCATGCCGAAAAAGCGGCCGAAGCTGGTGTGGACGGTCTTATATTGGTCTCAGCAGGTGCTGGTGGGCATGCCGGTACCATCAACCCCATGAGTTTGATCGCGGAGGTGAAAAAATTCTATCATAAAACCATCATTTTGTCCGGATGCATCAGTACCGGTAGGGATGTTGCCTCTGCCCTACAGATGGGAGCCGACCTAGCCTATATGGGTACCAGGTTCATCAACACGGAGGAAAGCAAAGCCACCGACGACTATCGCAAAATGATCATTGAGGCAGGTGCGAGTGATGTGGTGTACACGGCTGCCATTTCGGGCGTACACGCGAATTTCTTGGCTGCTAGCCTAAAAGCGGCAGGTATTACAGAGGAAGACCTGAAAAAGGATACGAAAATTGACTTTGGCAAGGAACTCGATACCGAGGCCAAGGCTTGGAAAACGATTTGGTCGGCTGGGCAGGGCGTAACCACGATTGACAATGTGCTATCCGTTTCGGCATTGGTCAAAGAGTTGAAATCCGGGTTTAAAACAGCGGTGGAAGAGCAGTCCAAACTGTTAACCACCTATCCAAAGGAGTAA